One Vicugna pacos chromosome 12, VicPac4, whole genome shotgun sequence genomic window carries:
- the DYRK2 gene encoding dual specificity tyrosine-phosphorylation-regulated kinase 2 isoform X1 produces the protein MLTRKPSAAAPAAYPTGRGGDSAVRQLQASPGLGAGAPRSGVGTGPPSPIALPPLRASNAAAAAHTIGGSKHTMNDHLHVGSHSHGQIQVQQLFEDNSNKRTVLTTQPNGLTSVGKTGLPVVPERQLESIHRRQGSSTSLKSLEGMGKVKATPLTPEQAMKQYMQKLTSFEHHEIFSYPEIYFLGPNAKKRQGMTGGPNNGGYDDDQGSYVQVPHDHVAYRYEVLKVIGKGSFGQVVKAYDHKVHQHVALKMVRNEKRFHRQAAEEIRILEHLRKQDKDNTMNVIHMLENFTFRNHICMTFELLSMNLYELIKKNKFQGFSLPLVRKFAHSILQCLDALHKNRIIHCDLKPENILLKQQGRSGIKVIDFGSSCYEHQRVYTYIQSRFYRAPEVILGARYGMPIDMWSLGCILAELLTGYPLLPGEDEGDQLACMIELLGMPSQKLLDASKRAKNFVSSKGYPRYCTVTTLSDGSVVLNGGRSRRGKLRGPPESREWGNALKGCDDPLFLDFLKQCLEWDPAVRMTPGQALRHPWLRRRLPKPPTGEKTAVKRITESTGAITSISKLPPPSSSASKLRTNLAQMTDANGNIQQRTVLPKLVS, from the exons ATGTTAACCAGGAAACCTTCGGCCGCCGCTCCCGCCGCCTACCCGACCG GCCGAGGAGGGGACAGCGCCGTTCGTCAGCTCCAGGCTTCCCCAGGGCTCGGTGCGGGGGCCCCCCGGAGCGGAGTGGGGACCGGCCCGCCCTCCCCCATCGCCCTGCCGCCTCTCCGAGCCAGCAACGCTGCCGCCGCAGCCCACACG ATTGGCGGCAGTAAGCACACAATGAATGATCACCTACACGTTGGGAGCCACAGCCACGGACAGATCCAGGTTCAGCAGCTGTTTGAGGATAACAGTAACAAGCGGACAGTGCTCACGACACAACCAAATGGGCTTACGTCAGTGGGCAAGACGGGCTTGCCAGTGGTGCCTGAGCGGCAGCTGGAGAGCATCCATAGACGGCAGGGGAGCTCCACCTCTCTGAAGTCCCTGGAAGGCATGGGGAAGGTGAAAGCCACTCCCCTGACACCTGAGCAAGCGATGAAGCAATATATGCAAAAACTGACCAGCTTTGAGCACCATGAGATTTTCAGCTACCCTGAAATCTATTTCTTGGGTCCAAATGCAAAGAAGCGCCAGGGCATGACCGGCGGGCCCAACAACGGTGGCTACGATGATGACCAGGGATCCTACGTGCAGGTGCCCCATGATCACGTGGCTTACAGGTACGAGGTCCTCAAGGTCATTGGGAAGGGGAGCTTTGGGCAGGTGGTCAAGGCCTACGACCACAAAGTCCACCAGCACGTGGCCCTGAAGATGGTGCGGAATGAGAAGCGTTTCCAccggcaggcggccgaggagatcCGCATCCTGGAGCACCTGCGGAAGCAGGACAAGGACAACACCATGAATGTCATCCACATGCTGGAGAACTTCACCTTCCGCAACCACATCTGCATGACGTTCGAGCTGCTGAGCATGAACCTCTACGAGCTCATCAAGAAGAACAAGTTCCAGGGCTTCAGCCTGCCTTTGGTCCGCAAGTTCGCCCACTCCATCCTGCAGTGCCTGGACGCTTTGCACAAAAACAGGATAATTCACTGTGACCTGAAGCCTGAGAACATTCTATTAAAGCAGCAGGGCAGAAGCGGGATTAAAGTGATTGATTTTGGCTCCAGTTGTTACGAGCATCAGCGCGTCTACACGTACATCCAGTCCCGTTTTTACCGGGCCCCGGAAGTGATCCTTGGCGCCCGGTATGGCATGCCCATCGATATGTGGAGCCTGGGCTGCATCCTAGCGGAGCTCCTGACCGGTTACCCACTCCTGCCTGGGGAGGATGAAGGGGACCAGCTGGCCTGTATGATTGAACTGCTGGGCATGCCCTCCCAGAAACTGCTGGATGCATCCAAACGAGCCAAAAATTTTGTGAGCTCCAAGGGTTATCCCCGTTACTGCACTGTCACGACCCTCTCAGACGGCTCCGTGGTGCTCAACGGAGGCCGTTCCCGGAGGGGCAAACTGAGGGGCCCGCCAGAGAGCAGAGAGTGGGGGAATGCACTGAAGGGGTGTGACGACCCCCTTTTCCTTGACTTCTTGAAACAGTGTTTAGAATGGGATCCTGCGGTTCGCATGACCCCCGGCCAGGCCCTGCGGCACCCCTGGCTGAGGAGGCGGCTGCCAAAGCCTCCGACGGGGGAGAAGACGGCAGTGAAAAGGATCACCGAGAGCACTGGTGCTATCACATCCATTTCCAAGTTACCTCCACCTTCCAGCTCAGCTTCCAAACTGAGGACTAATTTGGCACAGATGACAGATGCCAATGGGAATATTCAGCAGAGGACAGTGTTGCCAAAACTCGTTAGCTGA
- the DYRK2 gene encoding dual specificity tyrosine-phosphorylation-regulated kinase 2 isoform X2, with protein MCLNLVSFCIKLTIIGGSKHTMNDHLHVGSHSHGQIQVQQLFEDNSNKRTVLTTQPNGLTSVGKTGLPVVPERQLESIHRRQGSSTSLKSLEGMGKVKATPLTPEQAMKQYMQKLTSFEHHEIFSYPEIYFLGPNAKKRQGMTGGPNNGGYDDDQGSYVQVPHDHVAYRYEVLKVIGKGSFGQVVKAYDHKVHQHVALKMVRNEKRFHRQAAEEIRILEHLRKQDKDNTMNVIHMLENFTFRNHICMTFELLSMNLYELIKKNKFQGFSLPLVRKFAHSILQCLDALHKNRIIHCDLKPENILLKQQGRSGIKVIDFGSSCYEHQRVYTYIQSRFYRAPEVILGARYGMPIDMWSLGCILAELLTGYPLLPGEDEGDQLACMIELLGMPSQKLLDASKRAKNFVSSKGYPRYCTVTTLSDGSVVLNGGRSRRGKLRGPPESREWGNALKGCDDPLFLDFLKQCLEWDPAVRMTPGQALRHPWLRRRLPKPPTGEKTAVKRITESTGAITSISKLPPPSSSASKLRTNLAQMTDANGNIQQRTVLPKLVS; from the coding sequence ATTGGCGGCAGTAAGCACACAATGAATGATCACCTACACGTTGGGAGCCACAGCCACGGACAGATCCAGGTTCAGCAGCTGTTTGAGGATAACAGTAACAAGCGGACAGTGCTCACGACACAACCAAATGGGCTTACGTCAGTGGGCAAGACGGGCTTGCCAGTGGTGCCTGAGCGGCAGCTGGAGAGCATCCATAGACGGCAGGGGAGCTCCACCTCTCTGAAGTCCCTGGAAGGCATGGGGAAGGTGAAAGCCACTCCCCTGACACCTGAGCAAGCGATGAAGCAATATATGCAAAAACTGACCAGCTTTGAGCACCATGAGATTTTCAGCTACCCTGAAATCTATTTCTTGGGTCCAAATGCAAAGAAGCGCCAGGGCATGACCGGCGGGCCCAACAACGGTGGCTACGATGATGACCAGGGATCCTACGTGCAGGTGCCCCATGATCACGTGGCTTACAGGTACGAGGTCCTCAAGGTCATTGGGAAGGGGAGCTTTGGGCAGGTGGTCAAGGCCTACGACCACAAAGTCCACCAGCACGTGGCCCTGAAGATGGTGCGGAATGAGAAGCGTTTCCAccggcaggcggccgaggagatcCGCATCCTGGAGCACCTGCGGAAGCAGGACAAGGACAACACCATGAATGTCATCCACATGCTGGAGAACTTCACCTTCCGCAACCACATCTGCATGACGTTCGAGCTGCTGAGCATGAACCTCTACGAGCTCATCAAGAAGAACAAGTTCCAGGGCTTCAGCCTGCCTTTGGTCCGCAAGTTCGCCCACTCCATCCTGCAGTGCCTGGACGCTTTGCACAAAAACAGGATAATTCACTGTGACCTGAAGCCTGAGAACATTCTATTAAAGCAGCAGGGCAGAAGCGGGATTAAAGTGATTGATTTTGGCTCCAGTTGTTACGAGCATCAGCGCGTCTACACGTACATCCAGTCCCGTTTTTACCGGGCCCCGGAAGTGATCCTTGGCGCCCGGTATGGCATGCCCATCGATATGTGGAGCCTGGGCTGCATCCTAGCGGAGCTCCTGACCGGTTACCCACTCCTGCCTGGGGAGGATGAAGGGGACCAGCTGGCCTGTATGATTGAACTGCTGGGCATGCCCTCCCAGAAACTGCTGGATGCATCCAAACGAGCCAAAAATTTTGTGAGCTCCAAGGGTTATCCCCGTTACTGCACTGTCACGACCCTCTCAGACGGCTCCGTGGTGCTCAACGGAGGCCGTTCCCGGAGGGGCAAACTGAGGGGCCCGCCAGAGAGCAGAGAGTGGGGGAATGCACTGAAGGGGTGTGACGACCCCCTTTTCCTTGACTTCTTGAAACAGTGTTTAGAATGGGATCCTGCGGTTCGCATGACCCCCGGCCAGGCCCTGCGGCACCCCTGGCTGAGGAGGCGGCTGCCAAAGCCTCCGACGGGGGAGAAGACGGCAGTGAAAAGGATCACCGAGAGCACTGGTGCTATCACATCCATTTCCAAGTTACCTCCACCTTCCAGCTCAGCTTCCAAACTGAGGACTAATTTGGCACAGATGACAGATGCCAATGGGAATATTCAGCAGAGGACAGTGTTGCCAAAACTCGTTAGCTGA
- the DYRK2 gene encoding dual specificity tyrosine-phosphorylation-regulated kinase 2 isoform X3 — translation MNDHLHVGSHSHGQIQVQQLFEDNSNKRTVLTTQPNGLTSVGKTGLPVVPERQLESIHRRQGSSTSLKSLEGMGKVKATPLTPEQAMKQYMQKLTSFEHHEIFSYPEIYFLGPNAKKRQGMTGGPNNGGYDDDQGSYVQVPHDHVAYRYEVLKVIGKGSFGQVVKAYDHKVHQHVALKMVRNEKRFHRQAAEEIRILEHLRKQDKDNTMNVIHMLENFTFRNHICMTFELLSMNLYELIKKNKFQGFSLPLVRKFAHSILQCLDALHKNRIIHCDLKPENILLKQQGRSGIKVIDFGSSCYEHQRVYTYIQSRFYRAPEVILGARYGMPIDMWSLGCILAELLTGYPLLPGEDEGDQLACMIELLGMPSQKLLDASKRAKNFVSSKGYPRYCTVTTLSDGSVVLNGGRSRRGKLRGPPESREWGNALKGCDDPLFLDFLKQCLEWDPAVRMTPGQALRHPWLRRRLPKPPTGEKTAVKRITESTGAITSISKLPPPSSSASKLRTNLAQMTDANGNIQQRTVLPKLVS, via the coding sequence ATGAATGATCACCTACACGTTGGGAGCCACAGCCACGGACAGATCCAGGTTCAGCAGCTGTTTGAGGATAACAGTAACAAGCGGACAGTGCTCACGACACAACCAAATGGGCTTACGTCAGTGGGCAAGACGGGCTTGCCAGTGGTGCCTGAGCGGCAGCTGGAGAGCATCCATAGACGGCAGGGGAGCTCCACCTCTCTGAAGTCCCTGGAAGGCATGGGGAAGGTGAAAGCCACTCCCCTGACACCTGAGCAAGCGATGAAGCAATATATGCAAAAACTGACCAGCTTTGAGCACCATGAGATTTTCAGCTACCCTGAAATCTATTTCTTGGGTCCAAATGCAAAGAAGCGCCAGGGCATGACCGGCGGGCCCAACAACGGTGGCTACGATGATGACCAGGGATCCTACGTGCAGGTGCCCCATGATCACGTGGCTTACAGGTACGAGGTCCTCAAGGTCATTGGGAAGGGGAGCTTTGGGCAGGTGGTCAAGGCCTACGACCACAAAGTCCACCAGCACGTGGCCCTGAAGATGGTGCGGAATGAGAAGCGTTTCCAccggcaggcggccgaggagatcCGCATCCTGGAGCACCTGCGGAAGCAGGACAAGGACAACACCATGAATGTCATCCACATGCTGGAGAACTTCACCTTCCGCAACCACATCTGCATGACGTTCGAGCTGCTGAGCATGAACCTCTACGAGCTCATCAAGAAGAACAAGTTCCAGGGCTTCAGCCTGCCTTTGGTCCGCAAGTTCGCCCACTCCATCCTGCAGTGCCTGGACGCTTTGCACAAAAACAGGATAATTCACTGTGACCTGAAGCCTGAGAACATTCTATTAAAGCAGCAGGGCAGAAGCGGGATTAAAGTGATTGATTTTGGCTCCAGTTGTTACGAGCATCAGCGCGTCTACACGTACATCCAGTCCCGTTTTTACCGGGCCCCGGAAGTGATCCTTGGCGCCCGGTATGGCATGCCCATCGATATGTGGAGCCTGGGCTGCATCCTAGCGGAGCTCCTGACCGGTTACCCACTCCTGCCTGGGGAGGATGAAGGGGACCAGCTGGCCTGTATGATTGAACTGCTGGGCATGCCCTCCCAGAAACTGCTGGATGCATCCAAACGAGCCAAAAATTTTGTGAGCTCCAAGGGTTATCCCCGTTACTGCACTGTCACGACCCTCTCAGACGGCTCCGTGGTGCTCAACGGAGGCCGTTCCCGGAGGGGCAAACTGAGGGGCCCGCCAGAGAGCAGAGAGTGGGGGAATGCACTGAAGGGGTGTGACGACCCCCTTTTCCTTGACTTCTTGAAACAGTGTTTAGAATGGGATCCTGCGGTTCGCATGACCCCCGGCCAGGCCCTGCGGCACCCCTGGCTGAGGAGGCGGCTGCCAAAGCCTCCGACGGGGGAGAAGACGGCAGTGAAAAGGATCACCGAGAGCACTGGTGCTATCACATCCATTTCCAAGTTACCTCCACCTTCCAGCTCAGCTTCCAAACTGAGGACTAATTTGGCACAGATGACAGATGCCAATGGGAATATTCAGCAGAGGACAGTGTTGCCAAAACTCGTTAGCTGA